CCACACCGCCTCCATAGCGTCCGCCTCGCCGCTGAAggagggcggcgccggcgccggctacAAGGATTTCATCAGCGAGTCTTGCTGGACCCCGCTCAACGTTGACTACCCTCTGCGCAGCGCGCACTTCGACGTAAGCAGTGAAGGTTCTTCCGATCCGGCGATCAGTCTGATGATAATTTTCTCCCGGATTTCTGCACCCCCCAAAGGCCAAAGCTTGATGATGGATTTTAACAACGACCAGAACCTGACGAACATCTGCAGGAGTACATACTGTCGAAGCTGCAGTCGGAGCGGGAGCTCCTGAGCTACAATGCCGGCGAGCGCCCGGCGTTCGAGGTGGTGACCCTGCCCCTGGGCCTCGTCGCGGGCGACACGGTCCTCGGCCGCGCCCCGGAGACGCTGGAGCACGCCGTGTCGCCGGTGTCCCGGAACGGGCCCTCCTTCGCGTTCCTGCGCCTGCTGCAGAGGCTGCTCGGCTCGCTGCCGCTGGTGCACGTGGACGACGCCTGCGACGCGCTCATCTTCTGCGCGGACCAACCCTCCGTCGCCGGCCGGttcctctgcgccgccgcctacCCGACCATCCACAACGTCGCCGCCCACTTCGCCAGCAGGTTCCCCAATCTCGACGTCCTCAGAGAGTAAGCCCGCCGTACCCGTACCTTGCTGTCACGCGCGTGGCAAGTGGCAACAGAACAAAACCGAACACGAGTTCGTATCTGGCGGCGGCGAGATGATTCTGTTTGCTGATCCGGTCGACTGCTTCAGGACGGAGGCGGTGGCGAGGGTGCAGCCTGCCGAGGACAAGCTGGGCGCGCTGGGCTTCAGGTACAGGTACGGCATGGAGGAGATCCTCGACGGCAGCGTTGCCTGCGCGGCGAGGTTGGGTTCTCTCGACGTGGCCAAGCTCAGCGTGCAGAAAGAGTGAAAAAGCAGGAAGGCTCATGCGTTTTAGGTTTTGAGTTTTTTAAGTGTTTTGCACGTTCCAAACTGCCACTGAATCTAGCAAACTTGAACAGTTGAACGTGACCTGGCTGTACCTTCATCGTGCATGTTAAATTCGGTGTTTGGCTTTTCCTATTGTGAGCGTAAGCCCTGCTTGCAGGCTTGTGTTTCGTACGGAATGTGAACTGTATCCCAAAAAATTCTACCTGCATTTTATTCCCCTTTTGGGACTAAAATCTATCTGCAAGGTGTCAAGGTGCTTGCAGCGCTTTGTCAAAAGAAAATCTGCACCGAGAACCTTCTGTGCGGATAACGTAGATCTTTCGTTGAGAGCAACGGGGGGGATTGAATCGGTCGCCATCGACGCTGACTCGGATCATCCCATCACGTGACCGTGTCTCAAGCTCTTGTAGCCCGTTGAAGATAAAAACGCCTCCGCATCAAAGATTCTAACTCTACTCTGATTAATGTAAGCTCTTGTGATTTGCCCTAAAAAAACATAAAAACGCCTCTGGCCCTATGGAAGCTTACGGGAACGGTGCAGCTACCTGCCGTGTGGAAACGCGACGCTAGGGCTGGTCCTGTCCTGCGATCGTACCGTATCGCGTCGCCTTGGTTTCACCGGACGCTGTCGTCTTCGGGACACCCGGCACGTCCGGGGAAGGGGTCGTCACCGTCCCTGAGCATTGACGAAGCTCCTGGGGAAGAAGGTGAAATTTGCACGGAGACGGAGATGCGCCCGAAATTGGGATCCAACGCGTACGTCCCAAGAAAACCAGCGAGCTTCCCGGACCCTTCGCCCGCAACGCCTTCTCGTCTTCCCGCCGGTGGCTGCCGTGGCGGTAGCTGCTGGACAGCATCGCGGTGAAAGTGAAcgccccccccaccccccccccccccccacaaccACTTCCTAGCTAGAAAGATATGATGGCGTGCGACCG
The genomic region above belongs to Panicum hallii strain FIL2 chromosome 4, PHallii_v3.1, whole genome shotgun sequence and contains:
- the LOC112889369 gene encoding uncharacterized protein LOC112889369 isoform X3 — protein: MAEEGKSSSGVRVCVTGGAGFIGSWLVKKLLERGYTVHATLRDTGARGVLLRLMAPRSDPPRRVGESAKKLKERRLVADRLLCVVARFRYLIPIRLVAAGDEEKAGLLRRLVPAAAERLRLFEADLFDAATFAPAIAGCRFVFLVATPYGLEAASSKYKTTAEAAVAAARVILRQCEESQTVKRVIHTASIASASPLKEGGAGAGYKDFISESCWTPLNVDYPLRSAHFDVSSEGVHTVEAAVGAGAPELQCRRAPGVRGGDPAPGPRRGRHGPRPRPGDAGARRVAGVPERALLRVPAPAAEAARLAAAGARGRRLRRAHLLRGPTLRRRPVPLRRRLPDHPQRRRPLRQQVPQSRRPQRVSPPYPYLAVTRVASGNRTKPNTSSYLAAAR
- the LOC112889369 gene encoding uncharacterized protein LOC112889369 isoform X1, which encodes MAEEGKSSSGVRVCVTGGAGFIGSWLVKKLLERGYTVHATLRDTGARGVLLRLMAPRSDPPRRVGESAKKLKERRLVADRLLCVVARFRYLIPIRLVAAGDEEKAGLLRRLVPAAAERLRLFEADLFDAATFAPAIAGCRFVFLVATPYGLEAASSKYKTTAEAAVAAARVILRQCEESQTVKRVIHTASIASASPLKEGGAGAGYKDFISESCWTPLNVDYPLRSAHFDVSSEGVHTVEAAVGAGAPELQCRRAPGVRGGDPAPGPRRGRHGPRPRPGDAGARRVAGVPERALLRVPAPAAEAARLAAAGARGRRLRRAHLLRGPTLRRRPVPLRRRLPDHPQRRRPLRQQVPQSRRPQRDGGGGEGAACRGQAGRAGLQVQVRHGGDPRRQRCLRGEVGFSRRGQAQRAERVKKQEGSCVLGFEFFKCFARSKLPLNLANLNS
- the LOC112889369 gene encoding uncharacterized protein LOC112889369 isoform X4; its protein translation is MAEEGKSSSGVRVCVTGGAGFIGSWLVKKLLERGYTVHATLRDTGDEEKAGLLRRLVPAAAERLRLFEADLFDAATFAPAIAGCRFVFLVATPYGLEAASSKYKTTAEAAVAAARVILRQCEESQTVKRVIHTASIASASPLKEGGAGAGYKDFISESCWTPLNVDYPLRSAHFDVSSEGVHTVEAAVGAGAPELQCRRAPGVRGGDPAPGPRRGRHGPRPRPGDAGARRVAGVPERALLRVPAPAAEAARLAAAGARGRRLRRAHLLRGPTLRRRPVPLRRRLPDHPQRRRPLRQQVPQSRRPQRDGGGGEGAACRGQAGRAGLQVQVRHGGDPRRQRCLRGEVGFSRRGQAQRAERVKKQEGSCVLGFEFFKCFARSKLPLNLANLNS
- the LOC112889369 gene encoding dihydroflavonol 4-reductase-like isoform X2 → MAEEGKSSSGVRVCVTGGAGFIGSWLVKKLLERGYTVHATLRDTGARGVLLRLMAPRSDPPRRVGESAKKLKERRLVADRLLCVVARFRYLIPIRLVAAGDEEKAGLLRRLVPAAAERLRLFEADLFDAATFAPAIAGCRFVFLVATPYGLEAASSKYKTTAEAAVAAARVILRQCEESQTVKRVIHTASIASASPLKEGGAGAGYKDFISESCWTPLNVDYPLRSAHFDEYILSKLQSERELLSYNAGERPAFEVVTLPLGLVAGDTVLGRAPETLEHAVSPVSRNGPSFAFLRLLQRLLGSLPLVHVDDACDALIFCADQPSVAGRFLCAAAYPTIHNVAAHFASRFPNLDVLRETEAVARVQPAEDKLGALGFRYRYGMEEILDGSVACAARLGSLDVAKLSVQKE
- the LOC112889369 gene encoding putative anthocyanidin reductase isoform X5, which gives rise to MAEEGKSSSGVRVCVTGGAGFIGSWLVKKLLERGYTVHATLRDTGDEEKAGLLRRLVPAAAERLRLFEADLFDAATFAPAIAGCRFVFLVATPYGLEAASSKYKTTAEAAVAAARVILRQCEESQTVKRVIHTASIASASPLKEGGAGAGYKDFISESCWTPLNVDYPLRSAHFDEYILSKLQSERELLSYNAGERPAFEVVTLPLGLVAGDTVLGRAPETLEHAVSPVSRNGPSFAFLRLLQRLLGSLPLVHVDDACDALIFCADQPSVAGRFLCAAAYPTIHNVAAHFASRFPNLDVLRETEAVARVQPAEDKLGALGFRYRYGMEEILDGSVACAARLGSLDVAKLSVQKE